One genomic segment of uncultured Desulfobacter sp. includes these proteins:
- the mobB gene encoding molybdopterin-guanine dinucleotide biosynthesis protein B, with protein sequence MNSEKNSKIVLIVGKSNSGKTTLMEKLIRELSARGYRVGSVKHTHKANFDKQGKDSWRHKNAGAVASLIVTDTKVALVKEDTRPAEEKFFSYLGDMDLILAEGFKTFRLPKIEVFRKESPHEAPLCLEDPDLVAFVTDTDIRPGEKPCFGLEDTGSLADLVEQHFLASLSGRGLNG encoded by the coding sequence ATGAATAGCGAAAAGAATTCCAAGATTGTTTTAATTGTCGGCAAATCCAACTCCGGTAAAACCACTTTGATGGAAAAGCTGATTAGAGAGCTGAGTGCACGGGGATATCGTGTGGGCTCGGTGAAACACACCCATAAAGCTAATTTTGACAAACAGGGAAAGGACAGCTGGCGGCATAAAAATGCTGGCGCTGTTGCCTCTCTTATTGTGACGGATACAAAGGTGGCCCTGGTAAAAGAGGATACCCGTCCGGCCGAAGAGAAATTTTTTAGCTATCTGGGTGATATGGACCTTATTCTTGCTGAAGGATTCAAGACATTCCGTCTTCCGAAGATTGAAGTTTTCAGGAAAGAAAGTCCTCATGAAGCACCTTTGTGCCTTGAAGACCCCGATCTTGTTGCCTTTGTGACAGATACGGATATTCGGCCCGGAGAAAAACCGTGCTTCGGGTTAGAGGATACAGGATCGCTTGCTGATTTGGTTGAGCAGCATTTTCTTGCGTCATTATCAGGCCGGGGTCTTAACGGATGA
- a CDS encoding potassium channel family protein: MKFRLKIYFVFFIVLLTVGSIGFMLFENMSLTNAIYFSIVTMATVGYGDIHPQTAIGKILTIIIIIGGVGTFLSVVASITDVFVNRREEKIRKEKVNMVLGLFFSEMGNDLLKHFVKFDNEVKSLYKNLKVSIKWENQDFNKAYDLLKKHRISISSQKGEMQALLKCMQSRSDLLLRLIENPIIQEHENFTELLRAIFHLRDELSQRNNLSELLDSDRKHLEGDISRVYKLLIFEWLRYLRYIKKNYGYLFSLAVRTNPFDPDATVAVKN; this comes from the coding sequence ATGAAATTTCGATTAAAAATATATTTTGTATTTTTTATTGTCTTACTTACAGTTGGTAGCATTGGATTCATGCTATTTGAGAATATGTCATTGACCAATGCTATATATTTCTCAATTGTAACTATGGCTACTGTGGGTTATGGAGATATCCATCCTCAAACTGCAATCGGTAAAATTCTGACCATCATCATCATCATTGGGGGGGTCGGGACATTTCTAAGTGTTGTTGCCAGTATTACAGACGTGTTTGTCAATCGTCGTGAGGAAAAAATTCGGAAAGAAAAAGTCAACATGGTATTGGGATTGTTTTTCAGCGAAATGGGGAACGATCTTTTAAAACATTTTGTCAAATTTGACAATGAAGTTAAATCGTTATACAAAAACCTCAAAGTTTCAATAAAATGGGAAAATCAAGATTTCAACAAGGCATATGATCTTTTAAAAAAACATCGTATCTCAATCAGTTCGCAGAAAGGAGAAATGCAGGCCCTATTAAAATGTATGCAAAGCCGATCAGATTTGCTTTTAAGATTAATTGAAAATCCGATTATTCAAGAACATGAAAATTTTACGGAATTGCTGCGTGCAATATTCCACCTGCGAGATGAACTCTCACAACGCAATAATTTATCCGAATTATTGGATTCTGATCGTAAACATCTTGAAGGGGATATCTCAAGAGTCTATAAGTTGTTGATATTTGAATGGTTGCGTTATCTTCGTTATATCAAAAAGAATTATGGTTACCTTTTTTCTTTGGCAGTTCGAACCAATCCATTTGACCCGGACGCAACAGTTGCCGTAAAAAACTAA